In one Raphanus sativus cultivar WK10039 unplaced genomic scaffold, ASM80110v3 Scaffold2309, whole genome shotgun sequence genomic region, the following are encoded:
- the LOC130505480 gene encoding long chain base biosynthesis protein 2b-like isoform X3 → MLYTYSIESSFHQEHPRTTEVHCLKERGTSKKRMYFTTISTYVSCCLISGFGHLRDFFSRILLLPFTNDNLQGYAPICLEYEDFYMRRAYHRVQDCFARPIASAPDAWVDVLEINWKYQEKVLDRTTKSRRCLNLGSYNYLGFGSFDEYCTPRVIESLKKFSASTCSSRVDAGTTSVHVELEECVAKYVGKHSAIVFGMGYATNSFIIPVLIGKGGLIISDSLNHSSIINGARGSGANIRIFQHNTPSHLEKILREEIAKRQTKTHKPWTKIIVIVEGIYSMEGEICKLPEIVSICKKYKAYVYLDEAHSIGAIGGTGRGVCELLGVDTADVDIMMGTFSKSFGSCGGYIAGSKELIQYLKHHCPSHLYATSISTPSAQQIISAIQVILGDDGSNRGAQKLARIRENSNYFRTELRNMGFKVLGDEDSPVMPIMLYNPAKIPAFSRECLRENVAIAVVGFPATPLMLGRARICISASHSKPDLIKALEVISKVGDLTGIKYFPAAPEKQEKNGIKLV, encoded by the exons atgttgtacACCTATTCGATAGAGAGTTCTTTTCATCAAGAACATCCACGGACCACGGAGGTACATTGTTTAAAAGAAAGAGGGACCTCAAAGA AGAGGATGTACTTTACTACTATTTCAACATATGTGAGCTGCTGCTTGATCAGCGGCTTTGGCCATCTACGTGATTTTTTCAGTCGCATCCTCCTTTTGCCATTCACCAACGACAATCTCCAG GGTTATGCGCCAATCTGCTTGGAATACGAGGATTTCTACATGAGACGAGCGTATCATCGGGTTCAG GACTGTTTTGCCCGTCCAATAGCGAGTgcaccagatgcatgggttgatGTGCTCGAGATAAACTGGAAATATCAGGAAAAGGTGCTAGA TCGAACAACAAAGAGCAGAAGGTGCCTTAATTTGGGATCTTACAATTATCTTGGATTTGGTTCATTCGATGAATATTGCACGCCTCGTGTTATTGAGTCCTTAAAGAAATTTTCAGCAAGTACATGTAGTTCTCGTGTTGATGCAG GAACTACTAGTGTGCATGTAGAGCTTGAGGAATGTGTAGCTAAATATGTGGGAAAACATTCTGCTATTGTCTTTGGCATGGGATACGCCACAAACTCGTTTATTATACCTGTTTTGATTGGAAAG GGAGGATTGATAATAAGTGATTCTTTGAACCATAGTTCGATTATTAATGGTGCTCGAGGTTCTGGAGCCAATATTCGCATTTTCCAACATAACA CACCTTCTCACTTGGAAAAAATACTGAGAGAAGAAATAGCCAAAAGACAAACCAAAACACACAAACCCTGGACGAAAATCATCGTCATCGTTGAAGGTATTTACAGTATGGAAGGGGAGATTTGCAAGCTGCCCGAGATTGTGTCGATATGCAAGAAGTACAAG gcaTATGTTTATTTGGATGAAGCTCATAGCATTGGAGCCATAGGAGGTACAGGAAGAGGTGTTTGTGAACTTCTTGGAGTTGATACGGCTGATGTGGACATAATGATGGGAACCTTCAGTAAATCTTTTGGGTCTTGTGGTGGATATATTGCCGGCTCTAAG gaGCTCATCCAATATTTGAAGCACCATTGCCCGTCTCATCTTTACGCAACATCAATTTCAACTCCTTCCGCGCAACAAATCATATCGGCCATACAAGTCATCCTTGGAGACGACGGTTCCAACAGAG GGGCACAAAAGCTAGCAAGAATACGAGAGAATAGCAATTATTTTCGGACTGAGCTAAGGAATATGGGATTCAAGGTACTTGGAGACGAGGATTCTCCAGTCATGCCAATAATGCTTTACAATCCAGCTAAAATCCCAGCCTTCTCTAGGGAATGCTTGCGAGAAAAT GTTGCAATCGCCGTGGTCGGTTTCCCGGCTACACCTCTAATGCTAGGAAGGGCTCGTATTTGCATATCCGCATCTCATTCGAAACCAGATCTTATTAAAGCCTTAGAG GTTATAAGCAAAGTAGGTGACCTTACCGGAATCAAATATTTTCCTGCAGCGCCAGAGAAGCAAGAAAAAAATGGCATCAAATTAGTTTAG
- the LOC130505480 gene encoding long chain base biosynthesis protein 2b-like isoform X5, whose amino-acid sequence MGYATNSFIIPVLIGKGGLIISDSLNHSSIINGARGSGANIRIFQHNTPSHLEKILREEIAKRQTKTHKPWTKIIVIVEGIYSMEGEICKLPEIVSICKKYKAYVYLDEAHSIGAIGGTGRGVCELLGVDTADVDIMMGTFSKSFGSCGGYIAGSKELIQYLKHHCPSHLYATSISTPSAQQIISAIQVILGDDGSNRGAQKLARIRENSNYFRTELRNMGFKVLGDEDSPVMPIMLYNPAKIPAFSRECLRENVAIAVVGFPATPLMLGRARICISASHSKPDLIKALEVISKVGDLTGIKYFPAAPEKQEKNGIKLV is encoded by the exons ATGGGATACGCCACAAACTCGTTTATTATACCTGTTTTGATTGGAAAG GGAGGATTGATAATAAGTGATTCTTTGAACCATAGTTCGATTATTAATGGTGCTCGAGGTTCTGGAGCCAATATTCGCATTTTCCAACATAACA CACCTTCTCACTTGGAAAAAATACTGAGAGAAGAAATAGCCAAAAGACAAACCAAAACACACAAACCCTGGACGAAAATCATCGTCATCGTTGAAGGTATTTACAGTATGGAAGGGGAGATTTGCAAGCTGCCCGAGATTGTGTCGATATGCAAGAAGTACAAG gcaTATGTTTATTTGGATGAAGCTCATAGCATTGGAGCCATAGGAGGTACAGGAAGAGGTGTTTGTGAACTTCTTGGAGTTGATACGGCTGATGTGGACATAATGATGGGAACCTTCAGTAAATCTTTTGGGTCTTGTGGTGGATATATTGCCGGCTCTAAG gaGCTCATCCAATATTTGAAGCACCATTGCCCGTCTCATCTTTACGCAACATCAATTTCAACTCCTTCCGCGCAACAAATCATATCGGCCATACAAGTCATCCTTGGAGACGACGGTTCCAACAGAG GGGCACAAAAGCTAGCAAGAATACGAGAGAATAGCAATTATTTTCGGACTGAGCTAAGGAATATGGGATTCAAGGTACTTGGAGACGAGGATTCTCCAGTCATGCCAATAATGCTTTACAATCCAGCTAAAATCCCAGCCTTCTCTAGGGAATGCTTGCGAGAAAAT GTTGCAATCGCCGTGGTCGGTTTCCCGGCTACACCTCTAATGCTAGGAAGGGCTCGTATTTGCATATCCGCATCTCATTCGAAACCAGATCTTATTAAAGCCTTAGAG GTTATAAGCAAAGTAGGTGACCTTACCGGAATCAAATATTTTCCTGCAGCGCCAGAGAAGCAAGAAAAAAATGGCATCAAATTAGTTTAG
- the LOC130505481 gene encoding long chain base biosynthesis protein 2b-like produces the protein MITIPYLTAVSTYFSYGLLFAFGQLRDYTRLIFDWCSTNNLHGYAPICLAHEDFYIRRLYHRIQDCFNRPISSAPDSWVDVIERYSNDNNKTLKRTAKSTRCLNLGSYNYLGFGSFDEYCTPRVIESLKKFSPSTCSSRVDAGTTSVHAELEECVAKYVGKPAAIVTGMGFATNSVIIPVLIGKGGLIISDSLNHTSIVNGARGSGATIRVFQHNTPAHLERVLKEQIAEGQPRTHRPWKKIIVVVEGIYSMEGEICQLPEIVSVCKKYKAYVYLDEAHSIGAIGKTGRGVCELLGVDTADIDIMMGTFTKSFGSCGGYIAGSKELIQYLKYHCPAHLYATSISTPSAQQIISSIKVILGEDGSNRGAQKLARIRENSNFFRAELQKMGFEVLGDNDSPVMPIMLYNPAKIPAFSRECLRENVAVVVVGFPATPLLLARARICISASHSREDLIKALKVISKAGDLTGIKYFPAAPKKQEEEKDRIKLD, from the exons TACTTCAGCTACGGATTGCTATTCGCCTTCGGGCAGCTTCGGGATTACACACGCCTGATCTTCGATTGGTGCTCAACCAACAATCTCCACGGTTACGCCCCCATCTGCTTGGCTCACGAGGATTTCTACATCCGTCGTTTGTATCACCGCATTCAG GATTGTTTTAATCGACCGATATCAAGTGCTCCTGATTCTTGGGTTGATGTTATCGAGAGGTACTCTAATGACAACAACAAGACCCTCAA GCGAACAGCAAAGAGCACAAGGTGCCTTAATCTGGGATCTTACAACTATCTTGGTTTTGGTTCTTTCGATGAGTATTGCACCCCTCGTGTTATTGAGTCTTTGAAGAAGTTTTCCCCAAGTACATGTAGCTCTCGCGTTGACGCAG GAACCACATCTGTGCACGCAGAGCTTGAAGAATGTGTTGCCAAGTATGTGGGAAAACCTGCTGCTATTGTCACTGGCATGGGCTTCGCTACTAACTCTGTTATCATTCCTGTCTTGATTGGAAAG GGAGGGTTGATAATAAGCGATTCTTTGAACCATACTTCAATTGTAAACGGTGCTCGTGGTTCAGGAGCCACTATCCGCGTTTTCCAACACAACA CACCTGCTCATTTGGAAAGAGTATTGAAAGAACAAATCGCTGAGGGACAACCGAGGACACACAGACCCTGGAAGAAAatcattgttgttgttgaaggTATTTACAGCATGGAAGGGGAGATTTGTCAACTTCCCGAGATTGTCTCCGTATGCAAGAAATATAAG GCATATGTTTACCTGGATGAAGCTCACAGCATTGGAGCAATTGGGAAAACAGGCAGGGGTGTTTGCGAACTTCTCGGTGTTGACACAGCTGATATAGACATAATGATGGGAACTTTTACCAAATCTTTCGGTTCTTGTGGGGGCTATATTGCCGGATCCAAG GAACTCATTCAATATTTGAAGTACCATTGCCCTGCTCACCTTTACGCAACTTCAATTTCAACTCCTTCTGCGCAACAGATCATATCTTCCATAAAAGTTATCCTTGGAGAGGACGGTTCAAACAGAG GTGCGCAAAAGTTAGCAAGGATAAGGGAGAACAGCAACTTTTTCAGGGCTGAGTTGCAGAAGATGGGATTTGAGGTTCTTGGAGACAATGATTCCCCAGTGATGCCAATAATGCTTTACAATCCAGCAAAAATCCCTGCCTTCTCTAGGGAATGCTTGCGAGAAAAC GTCGCAGTTGTGGTTGTTGGTTTCCCAGCTACACCTCTATTGCTAGCCAGGGCTCGTATTTGCATATCCGCATCTCACTCAAGAGAAGATCTTATCAAAGCTCTAAAG GTTATAAGCAAAGCAGGTGACCTTACCGGAATCAAATATTTTCCGGCAGCACCaaagaagcaagaagaagagaaagatagaATCAAATTGGATTAA
- the LOC108862722 gene encoding uncharacterized protein LOC108862722, protein MTEPPPGIDNGGVPLSLTSTSAEVTAAAGSKRSRRPSVRLGEIGGEHHHLDSQGRKPKWNKKDTIKPSTKTRALTNLSSGYENLGALDDDERVGNVDPFGGGSWRVKKRVGSAAKRVRSNWVSRNGDESGGEFRDFSREDSESPLKEESLVRDGNSSGNREFELSMEGGGGGREGVKIWLEELGLGRYWPMFEIHEVDDEVLPLLTLDDLKDMGINAVGSRRKMFSAIQKLGRDFS, encoded by the coding sequence ATGACGGAACCGCCACCAGGTATCGACAACGGAGGCGTTCCCCTTTCGCTTACGTCAACCTCAGCGGAGGTTACCGCCGCCGCCGGATCGAAACGGTCCAGGAGACCGAGCGTTCGATTAGGCGAAATCGGCGGCGAGCATCACCACCTCGATTCCCAGGGGAGGAAACCCAAGTGGAACAAGAAAGATACGATCAAACCGTCGACGAAGACTCGGGCTTTAACGAATTTGAGTTCTGGGTACGAGAATCTCGGAGCCCTCGATGATGACGAGAGAGTGGGAAATGTGGATCCTTTCGGTGGCGGGAGCTGGCGGGTCAAGAAACGGGTCGGGTCAGCGGCGAAGCGGGTACGATCCAATTGGGTATCGAGAAATGGCGAcgaatcaggaggtgagtttaggGATTTCAGTAGAGAAGACTCGGAGAGTCCATTAAAAGAAGAGTCTTTAGTTAGAGATGGCAATAGTAGTGGGAACAGGGAGTTTGAGTTGTCTATggagggaggaggaggaggaagagaagggGTGAAGATTTGGTTGGAAGAGTTAGGGTTAGGGAGATATTGGCCAATGTTTGAGATACATGAGGTTGATGATGAGGTTTTGCCCTTGTTGACGTTGGATGATTTGAAAGATATGGGGATTAACGCTGTTGGGTCTAGGAGGAAGATGTTTTCTGCCATCCAGAagcttggtagagacttctcatGA
- the LOC130505480 gene encoding long chain base biosynthesis protein 2b-like isoform X4: MYFTTISTYVSCCLISGFGHLRDFFSRILLLPFTNDNLQGYAPICLEYEDFYMRRAYHRVQDCFARPIASAPDAWVDVLEINWKYQEKVLDRTTKSRRCLNLGSYNYLGFGSFDEYCTPRVIESLKKFSASTCSSRVDAGTTSVHVELEECVAKYVGKHSAIVFGMGYATNSFIIPVLIGKGGLIISDSLNHSSIINGARGSGANIRIFQHNTPSHLEKILREEIAKRQTKTHKPWTKIIVIVEGIYSMEGEICKLPEIVSICKKYKAYVYLDEAHSIGAIGGTGRGVCELLGVDTADVDIMMGTFSKSFGSCGGYIAGSKELIQYLKHHCPSHLYATSISTPSAQQIISAIQVILGDDGSNRGAQKLARIRENSNYFRTELRNMGFKVLGDEDSPVMPIMLYNPAKIPAFSRECLRENVAIAVVGFPATPLMLGRARICISASHSKPDLIKALEVISKVGDLTGIKYFPAAPEKQEKNGIKLV, translated from the exons ATGTACTTTACTACTATTTCAACATATGTGAGCTGCTGCTTGATCAGCGGCTTTGGCCATCTACGTGATTTTTTCAGTCGCATCCTCCTTTTGCCATTCACCAACGACAATCTCCAG GGTTATGCGCCAATCTGCTTGGAATACGAGGATTTCTACATGAGACGAGCGTATCATCGGGTTCAG GACTGTTTTGCCCGTCCAATAGCGAGTgcaccagatgcatgggttgatGTGCTCGAGATAAACTGGAAATATCAGGAAAAGGTGCTAGA TCGAACAACAAAGAGCAGAAGGTGCCTTAATTTGGGATCTTACAATTATCTTGGATTTGGTTCATTCGATGAATATTGCACGCCTCGTGTTATTGAGTCCTTAAAGAAATTTTCAGCAAGTACATGTAGTTCTCGTGTTGATGCAG GAACTACTAGTGTGCATGTAGAGCTTGAGGAATGTGTAGCTAAATATGTGGGAAAACATTCTGCTATTGTCTTTGGCATGGGATACGCCACAAACTCGTTTATTATACCTGTTTTGATTGGAAAG GGAGGATTGATAATAAGTGATTCTTTGAACCATAGTTCGATTATTAATGGTGCTCGAGGTTCTGGAGCCAATATTCGCATTTTCCAACATAACA CACCTTCTCACTTGGAAAAAATACTGAGAGAAGAAATAGCCAAAAGACAAACCAAAACACACAAACCCTGGACGAAAATCATCGTCATCGTTGAAGGTATTTACAGTATGGAAGGGGAGATTTGCAAGCTGCCCGAGATTGTGTCGATATGCAAGAAGTACAAG gcaTATGTTTATTTGGATGAAGCTCATAGCATTGGAGCCATAGGAGGTACAGGAAGAGGTGTTTGTGAACTTCTTGGAGTTGATACGGCTGATGTGGACATAATGATGGGAACCTTCAGTAAATCTTTTGGGTCTTGTGGTGGATATATTGCCGGCTCTAAG gaGCTCATCCAATATTTGAAGCACCATTGCCCGTCTCATCTTTACGCAACATCAATTTCAACTCCTTCCGCGCAACAAATCATATCGGCCATACAAGTCATCCTTGGAGACGACGGTTCCAACAGAG GGGCACAAAAGCTAGCAAGAATACGAGAGAATAGCAATTATTTTCGGACTGAGCTAAGGAATATGGGATTCAAGGTACTTGGAGACGAGGATTCTCCAGTCATGCCAATAATGCTTTACAATCCAGCTAAAATCCCAGCCTTCTCTAGGGAATGCTTGCGAGAAAAT GTTGCAATCGCCGTGGTCGGTTTCCCGGCTACACCTCTAATGCTAGGAAGGGCTCGTATTTGCATATCCGCATCTCATTCGAAACCAGATCTTATTAAAGCCTTAGAG GTTATAAGCAAAGTAGGTGACCTTACCGGAATCAAATATTTTCCTGCAGCGCCAGAGAAGCAAGAAAAAAATGGCATCAAATTAGTTTAG
- the LOC130505480 gene encoding long chain base biosynthesis protein 2b-like isoform X1 yields MLLFLLHEAYIWCLIHGLGPKHFFLNSYYFVFLFQPLKEKENIHQVYIVHLQFFRKDQTQKYIVNDQKPKWSVQNSIIPVGTRMIMMWDVVGTSETPERMYFTTISTYVSCCLISGFGHLRDFFSRILLLPFTNDNLQGYAPICLEYEDFYMRRAYHRVQDCFARPIASAPDAWVDVLEINWKYQEKVLDRTTKSRRCLNLGSYNYLGFGSFDEYCTPRVIESLKKFSASTCSSRVDAGTTSVHVELEECVAKYVGKHSAIVFGMGYATNSFIIPVLIGKGGLIISDSLNHSSIINGARGSGANIRIFQHNTPSHLEKILREEIAKRQTKTHKPWTKIIVIVEGIYSMEGEICKLPEIVSICKKYKAYVYLDEAHSIGAIGGTGRGVCELLGVDTADVDIMMGTFSKSFGSCGGYIAGSKELIQYLKHHCPSHLYATSISTPSAQQIISAIQVILGDDGSNRGAQKLARIRENSNYFRTELRNMGFKVLGDEDSPVMPIMLYNPAKIPAFSRECLRENVAIAVVGFPATPLMLGRARICISASHSKPDLIKALEVISKVGDLTGIKYFPAAPEKQEKNGIKLV; encoded by the exons ATGCTTCTGTTTTTGCTTCACGAAGCTTATATATGGTGTCTAATTCATGGATTAGGACCaaagcatttttttttaaattcgtattattttgttttcctcTTTCAACCtctgaaagaaaaagaaaatatccaTCAAGTCTATATTGTTCATTTACAATTCTTCAGGAAAGATCAAACgcaaaaatatattgttaatgATCAGAAACCGAAATGGAGCGTACAGAATTCAATTATTCCAGTTGGGACAAGAATGATAATGATGTGGGACGTTGTTGGGACAAGTG AAACTCCAGAGAGGATGTACTTTACTACTATTTCAACATATGTGAGCTGCTGCTTGATCAGCGGCTTTGGCCATCTACGTGATTTTTTCAGTCGCATCCTCCTTTTGCCATTCACCAACGACAATCTCCAG GGTTATGCGCCAATCTGCTTGGAATACGAGGATTTCTACATGAGACGAGCGTATCATCGGGTTCAG GACTGTTTTGCCCGTCCAATAGCGAGTgcaccagatgcatgggttgatGTGCTCGAGATAAACTGGAAATATCAGGAAAAGGTGCTAGA TCGAACAACAAAGAGCAGAAGGTGCCTTAATTTGGGATCTTACAATTATCTTGGATTTGGTTCATTCGATGAATATTGCACGCCTCGTGTTATTGAGTCCTTAAAGAAATTTTCAGCAAGTACATGTAGTTCTCGTGTTGATGCAG GAACTACTAGTGTGCATGTAGAGCTTGAGGAATGTGTAGCTAAATATGTGGGAAAACATTCTGCTATTGTCTTTGGCATGGGATACGCCACAAACTCGTTTATTATACCTGTTTTGATTGGAAAG GGAGGATTGATAATAAGTGATTCTTTGAACCATAGTTCGATTATTAATGGTGCTCGAGGTTCTGGAGCCAATATTCGCATTTTCCAACATAACA CACCTTCTCACTTGGAAAAAATACTGAGAGAAGAAATAGCCAAAAGACAAACCAAAACACACAAACCCTGGACGAAAATCATCGTCATCGTTGAAGGTATTTACAGTATGGAAGGGGAGATTTGCAAGCTGCCCGAGATTGTGTCGATATGCAAGAAGTACAAG gcaTATGTTTATTTGGATGAAGCTCATAGCATTGGAGCCATAGGAGGTACAGGAAGAGGTGTTTGTGAACTTCTTGGAGTTGATACGGCTGATGTGGACATAATGATGGGAACCTTCAGTAAATCTTTTGGGTCTTGTGGTGGATATATTGCCGGCTCTAAG gaGCTCATCCAATATTTGAAGCACCATTGCCCGTCTCATCTTTACGCAACATCAATTTCAACTCCTTCCGCGCAACAAATCATATCGGCCATACAAGTCATCCTTGGAGACGACGGTTCCAACAGAG GGGCACAAAAGCTAGCAAGAATACGAGAGAATAGCAATTATTTTCGGACTGAGCTAAGGAATATGGGATTCAAGGTACTTGGAGACGAGGATTCTCCAGTCATGCCAATAATGCTTTACAATCCAGCTAAAATCCCAGCCTTCTCTAGGGAATGCTTGCGAGAAAAT GTTGCAATCGCCGTGGTCGGTTTCCCGGCTACACCTCTAATGCTAGGAAGGGCTCGTATTTGCATATCCGCATCTCATTCGAAACCAGATCTTATTAAAGCCTTAGAG GTTATAAGCAAAGTAGGTGACCTTACCGGAATCAAATATTTTCCTGCAGCGCCAGAGAAGCAAGAAAAAAATGGCATCAAATTAGTTTAG
- the LOC130505480 gene encoding long chain base biosynthesis protein 2b-like isoform X2, translated as MLYTYSIESSFHQEHPRTTEVHCLKERGTSKKTPERMYFTTISTYVSCCLISGFGHLRDFFSRILLLPFTNDNLQGYAPICLEYEDFYMRRAYHRVQDCFARPIASAPDAWVDVLEINWKYQEKVLDRTTKSRRCLNLGSYNYLGFGSFDEYCTPRVIESLKKFSASTCSSRVDAGTTSVHVELEECVAKYVGKHSAIVFGMGYATNSFIIPVLIGKGGLIISDSLNHSSIINGARGSGANIRIFQHNTPSHLEKILREEIAKRQTKTHKPWTKIIVIVEGIYSMEGEICKLPEIVSICKKYKAYVYLDEAHSIGAIGGTGRGVCELLGVDTADVDIMMGTFSKSFGSCGGYIAGSKELIQYLKHHCPSHLYATSISTPSAQQIISAIQVILGDDGSNRGAQKLARIRENSNYFRTELRNMGFKVLGDEDSPVMPIMLYNPAKIPAFSRECLRENVAIAVVGFPATPLMLGRARICISASHSKPDLIKALEVISKVGDLTGIKYFPAAPEKQEKNGIKLV; from the exons atgttgtacACCTATTCGATAGAGAGTTCTTTTCATCAAGAACATCCACGGACCACGGAGGTACATTGTTTAAAAGAAAGAGGGACCTCAAAGA AAACTCCAGAGAGGATGTACTTTACTACTATTTCAACATATGTGAGCTGCTGCTTGATCAGCGGCTTTGGCCATCTACGTGATTTTTTCAGTCGCATCCTCCTTTTGCCATTCACCAACGACAATCTCCAG GGTTATGCGCCAATCTGCTTGGAATACGAGGATTTCTACATGAGACGAGCGTATCATCGGGTTCAG GACTGTTTTGCCCGTCCAATAGCGAGTgcaccagatgcatgggttgatGTGCTCGAGATAAACTGGAAATATCAGGAAAAGGTGCTAGA TCGAACAACAAAGAGCAGAAGGTGCCTTAATTTGGGATCTTACAATTATCTTGGATTTGGTTCATTCGATGAATATTGCACGCCTCGTGTTATTGAGTCCTTAAAGAAATTTTCAGCAAGTACATGTAGTTCTCGTGTTGATGCAG GAACTACTAGTGTGCATGTAGAGCTTGAGGAATGTGTAGCTAAATATGTGGGAAAACATTCTGCTATTGTCTTTGGCATGGGATACGCCACAAACTCGTTTATTATACCTGTTTTGATTGGAAAG GGAGGATTGATAATAAGTGATTCTTTGAACCATAGTTCGATTATTAATGGTGCTCGAGGTTCTGGAGCCAATATTCGCATTTTCCAACATAACA CACCTTCTCACTTGGAAAAAATACTGAGAGAAGAAATAGCCAAAAGACAAACCAAAACACACAAACCCTGGACGAAAATCATCGTCATCGTTGAAGGTATTTACAGTATGGAAGGGGAGATTTGCAAGCTGCCCGAGATTGTGTCGATATGCAAGAAGTACAAG gcaTATGTTTATTTGGATGAAGCTCATAGCATTGGAGCCATAGGAGGTACAGGAAGAGGTGTTTGTGAACTTCTTGGAGTTGATACGGCTGATGTGGACATAATGATGGGAACCTTCAGTAAATCTTTTGGGTCTTGTGGTGGATATATTGCCGGCTCTAAG gaGCTCATCCAATATTTGAAGCACCATTGCCCGTCTCATCTTTACGCAACATCAATTTCAACTCCTTCCGCGCAACAAATCATATCGGCCATACAAGTCATCCTTGGAGACGACGGTTCCAACAGAG GGGCACAAAAGCTAGCAAGAATACGAGAGAATAGCAATTATTTTCGGACTGAGCTAAGGAATATGGGATTCAAGGTACTTGGAGACGAGGATTCTCCAGTCATGCCAATAATGCTTTACAATCCAGCTAAAATCCCAGCCTTCTCTAGGGAATGCTTGCGAGAAAAT GTTGCAATCGCCGTGGTCGGTTTCCCGGCTACACCTCTAATGCTAGGAAGGGCTCGTATTTGCATATCCGCATCTCATTCGAAACCAGATCTTATTAAAGCCTTAGAG GTTATAAGCAAAGTAGGTGACCTTACCGGAATCAAATATTTTCCTGCAGCGCCAGAGAAGCAAGAAAAAAATGGCATCAAATTAGTTTAG